A region of Buchnera aphidicola (Nurudea yanoniella) DNA encodes the following proteins:
- the zapB gene encoding cell division protein ZapB — protein MIFEVFSKLEEKIQQAVDTILLLQIELKELKKKNDDRKQEINSILLNVTQIKEENKKLQEEKNAWKDMLNGLLNKMNSI, from the coding sequence ATGATTTTTGAAGTATTTTCTAAATTGGAAGAAAAAATACAACAAGCTGTTGATACTATTTTACTATTACAAATAGAATTGAAAGAACTTAAAAAAAAGAATGATGATCGAAAACAAGAAATTAATTCAATATTATTAAATGTAACACAAATAAAAGAAGAAAATAAAAAGTTACAAGAAGAAAAGAATGCTTGGAAAGATATGTTAAATGGATTATTAAATAAAATGAATAGTATATAA
- a CDS encoding gamma-glutamyl-gamma-aminobutyrate hydrolase family protein (Members of this family of hydrolases with an active site Cys residue belong to MEROPS family C26.), translated as MNDILLLDNIDSFTYNLVDQFRINDYKVFIYRNTVSIETILKKISKMHNPILVLSPGPGNPDNAGCMPKLLKLVKGRIPIIGICLGHQAIVKLYGGDVKYSGEILHGKSSLINHDKKAMFYNMPNPLPVARYHSLVCSNIPDELTINAYYNNMVMAVRNNKEKVCGFQFHPESILTTRGTELLKNVMDWISK; from the coding sequence ATGAATGATATACTTTTATTAGATAATATTGATTCATTTACCTATAATTTAGTAGATCAATTTCGGATTAATGATTATAAAGTTTTTATTTATCGCAATACAGTTTCGATTGAAACAATTTTAAAAAAAATTTCTAAAATGCATAATCCTATTTTAGTATTATCTCCTGGTCCAGGAAATCCTGATAATGCAGGTTGTATGCCAAAATTGCTAAAATTAGTGAAAGGGAGAATTCCTATTATTGGAATTTGTTTAGGTCATCAAGCAATTGTGAAACTGTATGGAGGAGATGTGAAATATTCCGGGGAAATATTACATGGGAAAAGTTCTTTGATTAATCATGATAAAAAAGCTATGTTTTATAATATGCCTAACCCCCTTCCTGTAGCAAGATATCATTCTCTTGTTTGTAGTAATATTCCTGATGAATTAACTATTAATGCGTATTACAATAATATGGTAATGGCAGTTCGGAATAATAAAGAAAAAGTATGCGGTTTTCAATTTCATCCTGAATCTATATTAACTACTCGAGGTACAGAACTTTTAAAAAATGTTATGGATTGGATTTCAAAATAA
- a CDS encoding anthranilate synthase component 1 — MNKHFQGIDILEVEACYQPNPTAIFHHMCHKKSNTLLLESAEINKKRNLKSMMIIDSALRISALNHIVILEALTKNGKSLLKNFISFLPKGVKIFSFENSLKLEFYKNLKDTDEDKKLHKLSIFDSIRSLIHSIKKNKVFKSMFFGGLFAYDLVSSFENLPQLNSTQSCPDFCFYLSEILLILDHKKKTCCIQANLFSSDILERDKLKFKLLKIKKKLSQILRPINATKLENMVLKCNKTDKEYQDIIIQIQKSILIGEVFQVVPSRKFYLPCVNSLAAYDVLKKNNPSPYMFFMQDASFTLFGASPESSLKYDTLSRQIEIYPIAGTRPRGRKKDGSIDLDLDSRIELEMRTNHKELAEHLMLVDLARNDLAKICDPGTRYVANLTQVDKYSHVMHLVSRIVGKLKSNLDIFHAYQACMNMGTLSGAPKVRAMQLIASIEQEKRGSYGGSIGYFTESGSLDMCIVIRSAYVENNIATVQVGAGIVLDSIPHLEVDESKNKAKAVLQAIAESHFCSLEHML; from the coding sequence ATGAATAAACATTTTCAAGGAATAGATATTTTAGAAGTTGAAGCATGTTATCAACCTAATCCAACAGCCATCTTTCATCATATGTGTCACAAAAAAAGTAATACTTTGCTTTTAGAATCAGCGGAAATTAATAAGAAACGTAATTTAAAAAGTATGATGATTATAGATTCTGCACTGCGTATTTCTGCATTAAATCATATTGTTATATTAGAAGCATTAACAAAAAATGGAAAAAGTTTATTAAAAAATTTTATATCTTTTTTACCCAAGGGAGTTAAAATATTCTCATTTGAGAATAGTTTAAAACTTGAGTTTTATAAAAATTTAAAAGATACAGATGAAGATAAAAAATTACATAAATTATCTATATTTGATTCAATACGTTCATTAATACACAGTATTAAAAAAAATAAAGTTTTTAAATCTATGTTTTTTGGTGGATTATTTGCATATGATTTAGTTTCTAGTTTTGAAAATTTGCCGCAATTAAACTCTACTCAATCTTGTCCTGATTTTTGTTTTTATTTATCTGAAATTTTATTAATATTAGATCATAAAAAAAAGACTTGTTGTATACAAGCGAATTTATTTTCTTCTGATATATTAGAAAGGGATAAATTAAAATTTAAATTATTAAAAATAAAAAAAAAATTATCACAGATACTTCGTCCGATTAACGCTACGAAGTTGGAAAATATGGTACTAAAATGTAACAAAACTGACAAAGAATATCAAGATATTATTATACAAATACAAAAATCAATATTAATTGGAGAAGTTTTCCAAGTTGTTCCTTCTAGGAAATTTTATTTACCATGTGTTAATTCGTTGGCTGCTTATGATGTTTTAAAAAAAAATAATCCCAGTCCGTACATGTTTTTCATGCAAGATGCATCTTTTACTTTATTTGGAGCTTCTCCAGAAAGTTCTTTAAAATATGATACATTATCTAGACAAATTGAAATTTATCCTATTGCAGGTACGAGACCAAGAGGAAGAAAAAAAGATGGGTCTATAGATTTAGATTTAGATTCTAGGATAGAATTAGAAATGAGAACAAACCATAAAGAATTAGCTGAACATCTAATGTTAGTTGATTTAGCTAGGAATGATTTAGCTAAAATTTGTGATCCTGGTACTCGCTATGTAGCGAATTTAACACAAGTCGATAAATATTCTCATGTTATGCATTTAGTATCAAGAATAGTAGGAAAATTAAAGTCTAATTTAGATATATTTCATGCATATCAGGCGTGTATGAATATGGGAACATTGAGTGGTGCTCCTAAAGTTAGAGCTATGCAATTAATTGCTAGTATAGAGCAAGAAAAACGAGGTAGTTATGGGGGATCTATAGGATATTTTACTGAATCTGGATCATTAGATATGTGTATTGTAATTAGATCAGCATATGTTGAAAATAATATTGCTACTGTTCAAGTAGGAGCAGGAATAGTTTTAGATTCCATCCCTCATTTAGAAGTAGATGAAAGTAAAAATAAAGCTAAAGCAGTTTTACAAGCTATTGCAGAATCACATTTTTGTTCTTTAGAGCATATGTTATGA
- a CDS encoding ferredoxin--NADP(+) reductase, producing MNDWTTAKIIKIKKWKNNLFSIILNASINPFIPGQFSRLSYLNKNGERIQRAYSYINAPSNQNLEFYIVLIPNGQLTPTLYNLSNQDRIMIKKIASGFFTLNEIPSCKNLWMYATGTGIGPYLSILQSKENTDKFENIILVHAVRYCDDLVYLPLIKKLKDEYQGKLYIQIIISREFTKFSLYGRIPELLKNNILEKKIGIKIKKHTCHVMLCGNPNMVRNTQKFLIEERNLNKNFRKKPGQITSENYW from the coding sequence GTGAATGATTGGACTACAGCAAAAATAATAAAAATTAAAAAATGGAAAAACAATTTATTTAGTATAATCCTAAATGCATCTATTAATCCATTTATTCCTGGGCAATTTTCACGACTATCATATTTAAATAAAAATGGAGAACGTATTCAACGAGCATACTCATATATTAATGCACCAAGCAATCAAAATTTAGAATTTTATATAGTATTAATACCAAACGGACAATTAACTCCAACATTATATAATTTATCAAATCAAGATAGAATAATGATAAAAAAAATAGCTTCCGGATTTTTTACATTAAATGAAATTCCTTCATGTAAAAATTTATGGATGTATGCTACTGGAACAGGAATTGGGCCTTATTTATCCATACTACAGAGTAAAGAAAATACTGATAAATTCGAAAATATTATACTTGTACACGCAGTTCGATATTGTGATGACCTAGTATATCTTCCATTAATAAAAAAACTAAAAGATGAATATCAAGGAAAATTATATATACAAATTATTATTAGTCGAGAATTTACAAAATTTTCACTATACGGAAGAATTCCAGAATTACTAAAAAATAATATTCTTGAAAAAAAAATAGGAATTAAAATTAAAAAACATACATGTCATGTTATGTTGTGTGGAAATCCAAACATGGTTCGAAATACACAAAAATTTTTAATTGAAGAAAGAAATTTAAATAAAAATTTTCGAAAAAAACCTGGTCAAATAACTAGTGAAAACTATTGGTAA
- the coaD gene encoding pantetheine-phosphate adenylyltransferase: MKKIAIYPGTFDPITYGHLNIITRAMKIFNIIIIAIFNNSDKKTLFNIQERKKLVEITTKHFKSVEKVINFNNLLVNIAKKENANYVIRGIRSSLDCEYEINMFRANKVLYPKLEHMLFFSSLEYSCISSTLVKEISKYNGDVKKYVPKSVYHALLKKYKNIKNY, from the coding sequence ATGAAAAAAATAGCTATTTATCCTGGTACATTTGATCCAATTACATACGGTCACTTAAATATTATCACTAGAGCAATGAAAATATTTAATATTATTATTATTGCTATTTTCAATAATTCTGATAAAAAAACATTATTTAATATACAAGAAAGAAAAAAATTAGTAGAAATAACTACTAAACATTTTAAATCTGTTGAAAAAGTAATTAATTTTAATAATTTATTAGTTAATATTGCTAAAAAAGAAAATGCAAATTATGTTATTCGCGGAATACGATCATCTTTAGATTGTGAATATGAGATAAATATGTTTCGTGCAAATAAAGTACTATATCCTAAATTAGAACACATGTTATTTTTTTCATCACTTGAATACTCTTGTATTTCTTCTACATTAGTAAAAGAAATCTCTAAATATAACGGTGATGTAAAAAAATATGTTCCAAAATCAGTATATCATGCTTTATTAAAAAAATATAAAAATATTAAAAATTATTAA
- a CDS encoding inorganic phosphate transporter gives MSHFSAYLSYDDTFLIIIAFLMILLYEVINGFHDSANAIATVICTHTLRSELAVITSGIFNFFGVMFGGLSVAYAIVHLLPIDLLLNINSLYSLKAIFSMLFAAMLWNLCTWILGLPTSSSHTLIGAIIGINITYALSNNLSIVDVFNFNKLLNVFLSLIISPLVGLILAGFLAIVLKFFLKNNKKDYCINANVKNKKNIRPPFLVKLILILSSMGVSYSHGANDGQKGIGLIMLALICIFPSGYFINLNTTQYDINKVKYSIFDFQQYYIHNKSYLKNSTNIIKNYINNIDLVKHLKFVDEKILFILDNSYKSLKDIMNYKELNVDQRYKLRQSLLVITEFIDIINSHSNITSYDKHFLNDLKKNLSSSIEYAPIWIIVLVALSLSLGTLIGWKRIVTTFGEKIGKKDITYIQAISSQLTAAISIGTASYTGVPVSTTHIISSSITGAILIDGEGIQTRTIKNIIIAWILTFPVSIILSSFFYWVSLKLIY, from the coding sequence ATGTCGCATTTTTCTGCCTACTTAAGTTATGATGATACTTTTTTGATTATTATTGCTTTTTTAATGATTTTATTATATGAAGTAATTAATGGTTTTCATGATTCTGCTAATGCTATAGCTACTGTGATTTGTACTCATACACTTAGATCAGAATTAGCTGTTATAACTTCAGGAATATTTAACTTTTTTGGAGTTATGTTTGGAGGATTAAGTGTAGCTTACGCTATTGTACATCTTCTTCCTATTGATTTGCTTCTGAATATTAATTCACTATATAGCTTGAAAGCTATTTTTTCTATGCTATTTGCTGCAATGTTATGGAATTTATGTACATGGATTCTAGGTTTACCTACTTCTAGTTCTCATACATTAATTGGAGCTATCATTGGAATTAATATTACTTATGCTTTAAGTAATAATTTGTCAATAGTTGATGTGTTTAATTTTAATAAATTATTAAATGTATTTCTATCTTTAATTATTTCTCCTCTTGTAGGGTTAATACTTGCTGGTTTTTTAGCTATTGTTTTAAAATTTTTTTTAAAGAATAATAAAAAAGATTATTGTATTAATGCAAATGTAAAAAATAAAAAAAACATTCGTCCTCCTTTTTTAGTTAAATTGATATTAATTTTGTCTTCTATGGGAGTTAGTTATTCACATGGGGCTAATGATGGCCAAAAAGGGATTGGATTAATTATGTTAGCTTTAATATGTATTTTTCCTTCAGGATATTTTATTAATTTAAATACTACTCAATATGATATTAATAAAGTTAAATATTCTATTTTTGATTTTCAACAATATTATATACATAACAAATCGTATTTAAAAAATAGCACTAATATTATAAAAAATTATATAAATAACATAGATCTAGTTAAACATTTAAAATTTGTAGATGAAAAAATTTTATTTATTTTGGATAATTCATATAAATCGTTAAAAGATATAATGAATTATAAAGAACTAAATGTTGATCAACGTTATAAATTACGTCAATCATTACTAGTTATTACTGAATTTATAGATATAATTAATTCACATTCTAATATTACATCTTACGATAAACATTTTTTAAATGATTTAAAAAAAAATTTATCATCTTCTATTGAATACGCACCAATTTGGATTATTGTATTAGTAGCACTTTCTTTGTCTCTTGGTACGTTGATAGGCTGGAAAAGAATAGTAACAACATTTGGAGAGAAAATTGGAAAAAAAGATATAACTTATATACAAGCTATATCATCTCAATTAACAGCTGCTATTTCCATAGGAACTGCTAGCTATACAGGTGTTCCAGTATCTACTACTCATATTATTTCATCTTCTATTACAGGTGCTATTTTGATTGACGGAGAGGGTATACAGACACGTACTATAAAAAATATAATTATCGCTTGGATATTAACATTTCCTGTTTCTATTATTTTATCTAGTTTTTTTTATTGGGTTAGTTTAAAATTGATTTATTAG
- a CDS encoding MFS transporter, protein MQLKKDIENKKKYIKKGTENFFKMTIGLFLAGFSTFSILYCVQPILFVFSKSFFLTPAESSLSLSSSTAMMAIGMLFTGPLSDKIGRKKVMASSLLLAAVLTFLCSEMNTWTGIILMRSLTGLALSGVTAIAMTYLSEEVNPNDLSLSMGLYISGNTIGGFFGRFLSSVLVQNISWKIVLKWISFLSFFLSILFLFLLPNSRNFHSISLHPKKIFFRFFLPWKHPVLSKLFAMGFILMGSFITVFNYIGYRLLSYPFFLSQDIISTLSVIYLVGVYSSPKAGILIKKYKKSMVLLISVILMIFGIIISEENKIILIFLGLFLFSAGFFSAHSIISTWIGLYSKNGQGYISSIYLFSYYLGSSVLGTIGGFFWIFQKWLGISIFLIIILLIGIILVIQLNNLISKNKKNNF, encoded by the coding sequence GTGCAATTAAAAAAAGATATAGAGAACAAAAAAAAATATATAAAAAAAGGTACGGAAAATTTTTTTAAAATGACAATTGGATTATTTTTAGCTGGTTTTTCAACTTTTTCTATTTTATATTGTGTTCAACCTATTTTATTTGTTTTCTCAAAAAGTTTTTTTTTAACTCCTGCTGAAAGTAGTTTGTCTTTGTCTTCATCCACTGCTATGATGGCAATAGGAATGTTATTTACAGGTCCACTGTCAGATAAAATAGGAAGAAAAAAAGTTATGGCTAGTTCTTTACTATTAGCAGCTGTTTTAACTTTTTTGTGTTCTGAAATGAATACTTGGACAGGTATTATATTAATGAGATCACTCACAGGTTTGGCATTAAGTGGAGTGACAGCAATTGCTATGACATATCTTAGTGAAGAAGTGAATCCAAATGATTTATCACTATCTATGGGATTGTATATTAGCGGAAATACTATTGGTGGTTTCTTTGGAAGATTTTTAAGTAGTGTATTGGTACAAAATATATCTTGGAAAATAGTTTTAAAATGGATCAGTTTTTTATCTTTTTTTCTTTCAATATTGTTTTTATTTTTACTTCCAAATTCGAGAAATTTTCATTCTATTTCTTTACATCCTAAAAAAATTTTTTTTAGATTTTTTTTGCCATGGAAACATCCTGTTTTATCTAAGTTATTTGCCATGGGATTTATTTTAATGGGAAGTTTTATTACAGTTTTTAACTATATTGGATATAGATTATTATCATATCCATTTTTTTTAAGTCAAGACATTATAAGTACATTATCTGTAATTTACTTAGTAGGTGTATATAGTTCGCCAAAAGCAGGTATTCTTATTAAAAAATATAAAAAAAGTATGGTTTTATTGATATCCGTGATATTAATGATTTTTGGTATTATTATTTCAGAAGAAAATAAAATAATATTAATTTTTTTAGGTTTGTTTTTATTCTCAGCTGGATTTTTTTCAGCGCATTCAATTATTAGTACATGGATAGGTTTGTATTCTAAAAATGGTCAAGGTTATATTTCATCTATTTATTTATTTTCATATTATTTAGGATCTAGTGTTTTAGGAACAATAGGCGGATTTTTTTGGATTTTTCAAAAGTGGTTAGGAATTTCAATATTTTTAATAATAATTCTGCTTATTGGAATAATATTAGTAATTCAATTAAATAATTTGATTTCAAAAAATAAAAAAAACAACTTTTAG
- the dapF gene encoding diaminopimelate epimerase, producing the protein MLVKKKIKFSKMHGLENDFIILDNTKNDIFLKPEIIRYLSNRYTGIGFDQLLLIERSKMKNIDFHYRIFNANGLEVFQCGNGARCLAVFLSLNNYTKKKVIYVSTKNRIIVLNLLQDGNICVDMGVPNFNPKYIPYLNTISKEYYSIFILKKLIKYSVVSMGNPHCVIITNNVKQYPVKKIGSILSTHKLFPNGVNVIFMEIISEKYIVLRVYERGVGETRSCGSGACAAVAIGIKNNMLSNKVTVELLGGKLTINWNGNLNKLYMIGSATHVYNGYFYI; encoded by the coding sequence ATGTTAGTTAAAAAAAAAATAAAGTTTTCTAAAATGCATGGTTTAGAAAATGATTTTATAATTCTGGACAATACAAAAAACGATATTTTTTTAAAACCTGAAATAATAAGATATTTATCAAATAGATATACTGGTATTGGTTTTGATCAATTGTTACTTATAGAACGTTCAAAAATGAAAAACATTGATTTTCATTATAGAATTTTCAATGCAAATGGATTAGAAGTATTTCAATGTGGAAATGGAGCAAGATGTTTAGCGGTTTTTTTAAGTTTAAACAATTATACGAAAAAAAAAGTCATTTATGTAAGTACTAAAAATAGAATTATTGTTTTAAATTTATTACAAGATGGGAATATTTGTGTAGATATGGGAGTTCCGAATTTTAATCCAAAATATATTCCTTATTTAAATACTATTTCTAAAGAATATTATTCTATATTTATTTTAAAAAAACTTATAAAGTATTCTGTGGTTTCTATGGGAAATCCCCATTGTGTTATAATTACAAATAATGTAAAACAATATCCAGTAAAAAAAATCGGATCTATATTGAGTACACATAAATTATTTCCTAATGGAGTAAATGTAATTTTTATGGAAATTATTTCCGAAAAATATATTGTTCTTCGAGTGTACGAAAGAGGTGTTGGAGAAACTAGATCATGTGGTAGTGGTGCTTGTGCAGCCGTTGCAATTGGAATTAAAAATAATATGTTGTCGAATAAAGTAACTGTAGAATTATTAGGTGGAAAGTTAACAATTAATTGGAATGGAAATTTGAATAAATTATATATGATTGGTTCGGCTACACATGTTTATAATGGATATTTTTATATATAA
- the cyaY gene encoding iron donor protein CyaY: MMKNFEFCNLSEKLFLLVEKNIERCCTNLDVDCEIHHNMIVITFENKSKIIINQKENIHQIWLATKKFGYHFKYKKNKWICIRTKQTFWKILEQSFLEQSNSVIHFKYF; this comes from the coding sequence ATGATGAAAAATTTTGAGTTTTGTAATTTATCTGAAAAACTATTTCTTTTAGTCGAAAAAAATATTGAACGATGTTGTACTAACTTAGATGTTGATTGCGAAATACATCATAATATGATTGTAATAACTTTTGAAAATAAAAGTAAAATAATTATCAATCAAAAAGAAAATATCCATCAAATCTGGTTAGCTACTAAAAAATTCGGATATCATTTTAAATATAAAAAAAATAAATGGATCTGTATACGCACTAAACAGACATTTTGGAAAATTTTAGAACAATCATTTTTAGAACAATCTAATTCGGTAATACATTTTAAATATTTTTAA